A portion of the Micromonospora vinacea genome contains these proteins:
- a CDS encoding cellulose binding domain-containing protein — MRTPKTRATLLAGLLLAASALAGVNPPTASAAADPVTVTVNTRAGLATVPDTALGVNHAIWDSNLGTADTSDLLRDAGVQMMRYPGGSYADIYHWKDHTAPGGYVAPGTDFDTFMAAVRRVGAQPMIIANYGTGTPAEAADWVRYANVTKGYDARYWTVGNENYGNGHYGSAWEADDHPDKSATQYARLVVEYADAMKAVDPSIKVGAVLTMPGNWPDGITAGSDPGPWNQTVLSIAGPKIDFVDVHWYPGGTAAESLARVDHLPDATYLLRQQLARYAGADADRIGISFTELNVDAGRNTQPAALFLADVYSGLLENGVFTAHWWNVHNGMGAVTQVAGQTDYGDFGMLSSGACTEDGSVCQPPLNTPFAPYHGLSMMKLFAKTGDQFVRAGTDEPLVTAHAVRRSNGDLAVLLVNKDPDNDHPVTIDYAGFAPSAGAPTVSTLINGATGIATSQSGSATSRTLPAYSLTTLVLRPAGATAGRPTAPGQPTASGVTDRAATISWPAATPGGSPIAKYEVHRQHGAVSEQLGETTTTSFTVDNLVPGSRYTVNVLARDTAGRVSWASPPLTFATGSPAASTCTVRFTSNNDWGNGYIGGVEIINNGTSPLNGWTLTWTWPTGWQQVSSGWSATWEQVGTAVRVTPTADNRQIAAGGTVSAGFVGAYGGPNVLPTAFTLNGTVCATG; from the coding sequence ATGCGTACACCGAAGACCCGCGCAACACTCCTGGCGGGCCTGCTGCTCGCCGCGAGCGCGCTCGCGGGCGTCAACCCACCAACCGCCAGCGCGGCGGCCGACCCGGTCACCGTCACCGTCAACACCCGCGCGGGTCTGGCGACCGTGCCGGACACCGCCCTCGGCGTCAACCACGCCATCTGGGACTCGAACCTCGGCACCGCCGATACGTCGGACCTGCTCAGAGATGCCGGCGTGCAGATGATGCGCTACCCCGGCGGCTCGTACGCCGACATCTACCACTGGAAGGACCACACAGCGCCCGGCGGTTACGTCGCGCCGGGAACCGACTTCGACACCTTCATGGCGGCGGTCCGGCGCGTCGGCGCGCAACCGATGATCATTGCGAACTACGGCACCGGCACGCCCGCCGAGGCCGCCGACTGGGTGCGGTACGCCAACGTGACTAAGGGATACGACGCGCGCTACTGGACCGTCGGCAACGAGAACTACGGCAACGGCCACTACGGGTCCGCGTGGGAGGCGGACGACCACCCGGACAAGAGCGCGACACAGTACGCGAGGCTGGTCGTCGAGTACGCCGACGCGATGAAGGCTGTCGACCCGAGCATCAAGGTCGGGGCGGTGCTGACCATGCCGGGCAACTGGCCGGACGGGATCACCGCCGGCAGCGACCCAGGCCCGTGGAACCAGACGGTGCTCTCCATCGCCGGTCCGAAAATCGACTTCGTGGACGTGCACTGGTACCCGGGCGGCACCGCCGCCGAGTCGCTGGCCCGCGTCGACCACCTTCCCGACGCCACCTACCTGCTGCGGCAGCAACTCGCCCGGTACGCCGGCGCGGACGCCGACCGGATCGGTATCAGCTTCACCGAGCTGAACGTCGACGCTGGCCGGAACACCCAGCCGGCGGCGCTCTTCCTGGCCGACGTCTACAGCGGACTGCTGGAGAACGGTGTCTTCACCGCCCACTGGTGGAACGTGCACAACGGCATGGGCGCCGTGACGCAGGTGGCCGGCCAGACCGACTACGGCGACTTCGGGATGCTCTCCAGCGGCGCCTGCACCGAGGACGGCTCGGTGTGCCAACCGCCGCTGAACACACCGTTCGCGCCGTACCACGGTCTGAGCATGATGAAGCTCTTCGCGAAGACCGGCGACCAGTTCGTTCGCGCCGGCACCGACGAGCCCCTGGTCACCGCCCACGCGGTCCGCCGCAGCAACGGTGACCTCGCCGTGCTGCTGGTGAACAAGGACCCGGACAACGACCACCCGGTCACCATCGACTACGCCGGGTTCGCCCCGTCGGCCGGCGCGCCGACGGTCTCCACCCTCATCAACGGCGCCACCGGCATCGCCACCAGCCAGTCCGGCTCGGCGACCAGCCGGACGTTGCCGGCGTACTCGTTGACCACGCTGGTGCTGCGCCCGGCCGGCGCGACCGCCGGCCGGCCGACGGCACCGGGCCAGCCGACCGCGAGTGGCGTCACCGACCGCGCCGCGACGATCAGCTGGCCGGCGGCCACCCCCGGCGGCAGTCCGATCGCGAAGTACGAGGTGCACCGGCAGCACGGCGCGGTCAGCGAGCAGCTCGGCGAGACGACGACCACATCGTTCACTGTCGACAACCTCGTGCCGGGCAGCAGGTACACGGTCAACGTGCTGGCCCGCGACACCGCCGGACGGGTCTCCTGGGCCTCACCGCCGCTCACCTTCGCCACCGGCAGCCCCGCCGCCAGTACGTGCACCGTCCGCTTCACCAGCAACAACGACTGGGGCAACGGCTACATCGGCGGCGTCGAGATCATCAACAACGGGACCAGCCCCCTCAACGGCTGGACGCTCACCTGGACCTGGCCCACCGGCTGGCAGCAGGTGAGCAGCGGTTGGAGCGCCACCTGGGAGCAGGTCGGCACCGCGGTGCGGGTCACGCCCACCGCCGACAACCGGCAGATCGCCGCCGGCGGCACCGTGAGCGCCGGCTTCGTCGGCGCGTACGGCGGGCCGAACGTGCTGCCCACGGCATTCACGCTCAACGGCACCGTCTGCGCCACCGGCTGA
- a CDS encoding extracellular catalytic domain type 1 short-chain-length polyhydroxyalkanoate depolymerase — translation MRSRIALLAAALATALATMTAVVTVATPASAATLTQVTNFGTNPTNLQMHLYVPDRVAAQPALLLALHYCTGSGPAVHSGFGLSTLADRYGFIVIYPSVTRSSKCWDVSSPQALRRDGGSDPVGLKSMVDHVRSRYPVDATRISVGGFSSGAMMTNVMVGLYPDLFNAGFSSSGVPFGCFATTNGAEWNSECSGGRIVRTGQQWGDLVRSAYPGYSGKRPRFQIWHGTTDTTLSYVNFGEQIKQWTNVQGVSQTPSFTDSPQTSATRTRYGGTGGTAPVEAISFQGYGHSIPFDAAQAVRFLGLDTTSPTTPPPGGTAAPLRNTGANRCLDVPSRSQTNGTQLALWDCNGGTNQQWTSTATKQLQVYGTKCLDAEGAGTSPGTRVIIWDCNGGTNQQWNVNTDGTVTGVQSGLCLTPNAAGTANGTPAVLSSCNGTNSQRWTRS, via the coding sequence ATGAGATCAAGGATCGCACTGCTGGCCGCCGCGCTGGCGACGGCCCTGGCGACGATGACGGCCGTGGTCACTGTCGCCACCCCGGCGTCGGCCGCGACGCTCACCCAGGTGACCAACTTCGGCACCAACCCCACGAACCTCCAGATGCACCTGTACGTGCCGGACCGGGTCGCGGCCCAGCCGGCACTGCTCCTGGCCCTGCACTACTGCACCGGCAGTGGTCCGGCGGTGCACAGCGGCTTCGGGCTCAGCACCCTCGCCGATCGCTACGGCTTCATCGTGATCTACCCGTCGGTGACCCGGAGCAGCAAATGTTGGGACGTCTCGTCGCCGCAGGCCCTGCGCCGCGACGGTGGCAGCGACCCGGTCGGGCTGAAGTCCATGGTCGACCACGTCCGGAGCCGCTACCCGGTCGATGCGACCCGGATCTCCGTGGGTGGGTTCTCCTCCGGCGCCATGATGACCAACGTGATGGTGGGCCTCTACCCGGACCTGTTCAACGCCGGGTTCAGCTCCTCCGGGGTCCCGTTCGGGTGCTTCGCCACCACCAACGGCGCGGAGTGGAACAGCGAGTGCTCCGGCGGACGGATCGTCAGGACCGGGCAGCAGTGGGGCGACCTGGTCCGCAGCGCCTACCCCGGCTACTCGGGCAAGCGTCCCCGGTTCCAGATCTGGCACGGCACCACCGACACCACCCTGAGCTACGTCAACTTCGGCGAGCAGATCAAGCAGTGGACCAACGTGCAGGGTGTGTCGCAGACCCCCAGCTTCACCGACTCCCCGCAGACCAGCGCCACCCGTACCCGGTACGGGGGCACCGGCGGCACGGCCCCCGTGGAAGCGATCAGCTTCCAGGGGTACGGCCACTCCATCCCGTTCGACGCCGCGCAGGCCGTCCGGTTCCTCGGCCTCGACACCACGAGCCCGACCACCCCACCGCCCGGCGGCACGGCGGCGCCGCTGCGCAACACCGGCGCCAACCGCTGCCTGGACGTCCCGTCCCGGTCGCAGACCAACGGCACGCAGCTGGCGTTGTGGGACTGCAACGGCGGCACCAACCAGCAGTGGACGTCGACCGCCACGAAACAACTCCAGGTGTACGGCACGAAGTGCCTGGATGCCGAGGGCGCCGGGACCTCACCGGGCACCCGGGTGATCATCTGGGACTGCAATGGCGGCACCAACCAGCAGTGGAACGTCAACACCGACGGCACTGTCACCGGCGTGCAGTCCGGGCTGTGTCTGACGCCCAACGCCGCCGGGACCGCCAACGGCACCCCTGCGGTCCTGTCGAGCTGCAACGGCACGAACAGTCAGCGGTGGACCCGCAGCTGA
- a CDS encoding SanA/YdcF family protein, with the protein MRGRFGAARRWYGEHRRLVRRTVLALTVGAVALAGGTVASVTWIRDTAEGHLYGEAEVPDAPVALVLGTKVDADGTPSPVLTARLEIARRLFDAGKVRAILVSGDNMNADYNEPAAMRNWLVERGVPAHKVVPDHAGFDTYDSCARAERIFGVRQATVVTQTFHLPRAVALCRRLGIDANGVGDDSAKRYAQTWWFSSSRENGACLKAALDLLSGRDPAHLGRRETGVDDALRAG; encoded by the coding sequence ATGCGGGGACGATTCGGTGCGGCCAGGCGGTGGTACGGGGAGCACCGGCGGTTGGTCCGCCGGACGGTCCTCGCGCTCACGGTGGGAGCGGTGGCGCTGGCCGGGGGCACTGTGGCCAGCGTGACGTGGATCCGCGACACCGCGGAGGGCCACCTCTACGGCGAGGCCGAGGTGCCGGACGCGCCGGTCGCCCTGGTCCTGGGCACCAAGGTGGACGCCGACGGCACGCCCTCACCCGTCCTCACGGCCCGGCTGGAGATCGCGCGGCGGCTGTTCGACGCCGGCAAGGTGCGGGCGATCCTCGTGTCGGGCGACAACATGAACGCCGACTACAACGAACCCGCCGCCATGCGGAACTGGCTGGTGGAGCGGGGTGTACCAGCGCACAAGGTGGTTCCGGACCACGCCGGTTTCGACACGTACGACTCATGTGCGCGCGCCGAGCGGATCTTCGGGGTGCGGCAAGCCACTGTGGTGACGCAGACCTTCCATCTTCCGCGTGCCGTGGCGCTGTGCCGACGCCTCGGCATCGACGCCAACGGCGTGGGTGACGACAGCGCGAAGCGGTACGCCCAGACGTGGTGGTTCAGTTCGTCCCGGGAGAACGGCGCCTGCCTGAAGGCCGCGCTGGATCTGCTCTCCGGGCGGGATCCGGCGCAC